A single Bacteroidales bacterium DNA region contains:
- a CDS encoding DUF2723 domain-containing protein: protein MKKYNLINNISGWFVFLVAAVTYLSTIEPTTSFWDCGEFITSAYKFEVGHPPGAPFFMILGKFFTLFSFGDLTKVAVTINVLSALVSAFTILFLYWSITHIAKRIISKTGELDKSQLIAVISSGIVGALVYTFSDSFWFSAVEGEVYATSSFFTAIVFWAILKWESQAEQKYANRWLILIAYLMGLSIGIHLLNLLAIPAIVFIYYFKKYEVTRKGIIYSALLSMVILLIIMYGIVQGLFIVGSKFELLFTNTLGLPFFWGLLFYFVLVFGGIIFGIYHTLKHNKVLWNTIFTMFAVILIGYSTFALILIRSKADTPMNQNKPDDVFSLLGYLNREQYGDRPLMYGQYFNATLDQDDPYPKTKAIYYDKLDKDSNDVYKIVDYKRTRNYIGSDKTFFPRMYSDQDSPDHIRGYINWTGKDEDEFYYARINPENEQPVRNRYGEIQYDHYNPKRLPTFSENLSYFFSYQLNYMYFRYFMWNFAGKQNDIQGHGKSNHGYKNVKEGNWISGIKFIDEIRLGDQDKITEIMKNNKARNTYFFLPLLLGILGMVFMYRKGKKGKQYFWVVMLFFFFTGIAIVLYLNQPPFQPRERDYAYAGSFYVFAMYIGFGVAFIYNFLKKYMPAVAGAAIAGLLGVGVPILMAQQNWDDHDRSDRYTATDYAKNYLDSCDENAIIFTNGDNDTFPLWYVQEVEGYRTDVRVINLSYFNTDWYIDQMIKRAYDSPPVKFTLSPEQYEQGKRDIIYRMDNPNIYLQEKYKTNRSDFDTTYSKIFDEFIAYLSTTNFKTIFAKDFERLSEGYSQTDPVQLFSFSQQLYKENENKGLGLSTDKLSEFNKKLEDLLVRISASALPLQTAINHIANENKAYKAPMQNGEYVNYLPTTKFNIPVDKNKVVENGTVEKSDKNKIVDAVKWDIGKQHITKNQMMVLDMIATNNWDRPIYFATTVGNSHYLNLESYFQLEGLAYKVVPIRAGTKTFGSEGSVNTDILYDNIMNKFKWGGLDTNPEKIYMDENNRRFVMNFKTVFLSLAEQLVKENKNDKAEVVLDKCFSLFTNDISPFNYYDLLFSGFYFDINKDDKALEIIKTAADNFQDELEYYMSLEDEHLSGIQDDVGRLGMVYQEAVRILYDKNKDEIANNYALKAFNLIEDKYAFGIALSQLTTEEAYLIWRSALPDYQMGLLQFHMFLAGRLNK, encoded by the coding sequence ATGAAAAAATATAATTTAATTAATAACATTTCCGGTTGGTTCGTTTTTTTAGTGGCAGCCGTAACTTATTTATCAACAATTGAACCCACTACAAGTTTTTGGGATTGCGGGGAGTTTATAACTTCTGCTTATAAATTTGAAGTAGGTCATCCGCCCGGGGCTCCTTTCTTTATGATTTTAGGGAAATTTTTTACGCTTTTCTCATTTGGGGATCTAACAAAAGTGGCTGTTACAATCAATGTTTTATCTGCACTTGTAAGTGCTTTTACAATTTTGTTTCTTTATTGGAGTATTACTCATATTGCAAAACGTATTATTTCTAAAACCGGTGAACTTGATAAAAGTCAATTAATTGCTGTAATCAGTAGCGGTATAGTCGGTGCTTTAGTATATACTTTTTCAGATTCTTTTTGGTTCTCGGCTGTTGAAGGAGAGGTTTATGCAACTTCTTCATTTTTTACGGCAATAGTGTTTTGGGCTATATTAAAATGGGAAAGTCAGGCAGAGCAAAAATATGCAAACCGATGGCTGATTTTGATTGCTTACCTTATGGGGCTTTCAATAGGAATTCACTTATTGAACTTATTGGCAATACCCGCTATTGTTTTTATTTACTATTTCAAAAAATATGAAGTTACTCGTAAAGGGATTATATACTCTGCTTTACTATCAATGGTAATATTATTAATTATTATGTATGGTATTGTTCAAGGACTTTTTATTGTGGGTTCTAAATTTGAGTTACTCTTTACTAATACACTAGGATTACCTTTCTTTTGGGGATTGTTATTTTACTTTGTATTAGTTTTCGGGGGAATAATATTCGGAATATATCATACCTTAAAGCATAATAAAGTTCTTTGGAATACAATCTTTACAATGTTTGCTGTAATATTGATAGGCTATTCAACATTTGCTTTGATTTTAATTCGCTCTAAAGCAGATACTCCCATGAATCAAAATAAACCGGATGATGTCTTCTCATTATTAGGTTATTTGAACCGTGAACAATATGGGGACCGACCGTTGATGTACGGACAATATTTTAATGCAACTTTAGATCAAGATGACCCATATCCGAAAACTAAAGCAATATACTATGATAAATTGGATAAAGACAGCAATGATGTTTACAAAATAGTAGATTACAAAAGAACAAGAAATTATATAGGATCGGATAAAACGTTTTTTCCGAGAATGTACAGCGATCAAGACAGTCCGGATCATATTAGAGGTTATATTAATTGGACAGGCAAAGATGAAGATGAATTCTACTATGCCAGAATAAATCCTGAAAATGAACAGCCTGTAAGAAACCGTTACGGAGAAATCCAATATGATCATTATAATCCCAAAAGATTACCGACATTTAGTGAGAATTTAAGTTATTTCTTTTCCTACCAGTTAAATTACATGTATTTCAGATATTTTATGTGGAATTTTGCTGGTAAGCAAAATGATATACAAGGGCACGGCAAGAGTAATCACGGATATAAAAACGTAAAAGAAGGAAATTGGATAAGCGGAATTAAGTTTATTGATGAAATAAGGCTTGGAGATCAAGATAAGATTACTGAAATAATGAAAAATAATAAGGCAAGGAATACATATTTCTTTTTACCCTTATTACTCGGTATATTAGGAATGGTATTTATGTACAGAAAAGGTAAAAAAGGCAAACAATATTTTTGGGTTGTTATGTTATTTTTCTTCTTCACAGGAATTGCTATTGTTTTATATTTGAATCAACCGCCTTTTCAACCCCGTGAAAGAGATTATGCTTATGCAGGTTCGTTTTATGTATTTGCTATGTATATCGGATTCGGAGTTGCATTTATTTACAATTTTTTGAAGAAATATATGCCTGCTGTAGCAGGAGCAGCAATTGCCGGATTATTAGGTGTTGGAGTTCCGATTTTAATGGCTCAACAAAATTGGGATGACCATGACAGATCAGACAGATATACAGCTACTGATTATGCAAAAAATTATTTAGATTCTTGCGATGAAAATGCTATTATCTTTACAAACGGAGATAATGATACTTTCCCTTTATGGTACGTCCAAGAAGTAGAAGGATACAGAACCGATGTACGAGTAATAAATTTAAGTTACTTTAACACCGATTGGTATATTGATCAAATGATAAAACGAGCTTATGATTCTCCTCCGGTAAAATTCACATTAAGTCCGGAGCAGTATGAACAGGGTAAAAGAGATATTATTTACAGAATGGATAATCCGAATATTTATTTGCAAGAAAAGTATAAAACAAACAGATCAGATTTTGACACAACATACAGCAAGATTTTTGATGAATTTATTGCGTATCTTTCAACAACGAATTTCAAAACAATATTTGCTAAAGATTTTGAAAGATTATCTGAAGGATATTCACAAACAGATCCGGTTCAGCTTTTTTCATTTTCACAACAATTGTATAAAGAGAATGAAAATAAAGGTCTTGGTTTGTCAACAGATAAGTTGTCAGAATTTAATAAGAAATTGGAAGACTTACTTGTAAGAATATCAGCATCGGCATTACCGTTGCAAACTGCAATAAATCATATAGCAAACGAGAATAAAGCATACAAAGCACCAATGCAAAACGGTGAATATGTAAATTATTTACCTACAACAAAATTCAATATCCCCGTAGATAAAAATAAAGTTGTTGAAAACGGGACAGTAGAAAAAAGCGATAAGAATAAAATTGTGGATGCCGTAAAATGGGATATCGGAAAGCAGCATATTACAAAAAATCAGATGATGGTTCTTGATATGATAGCTACAAATAATTGGGATCGTCCGATTTATTTTGCCACAACAGTAGGTAACAGTCATTATTTAAATCTTGAAAGTTATTTTCAATTAGAAGGATTAGCATATAAAGTTGTACCTATACGAGCGGGAACGAAGACTTTTGGTAGCGAAGGCAGTGTAAATACGGATATTTTGTATGACAATATTATGAATAAATTTAAATGGGGAGGTTTAGATACAAATCCTGAAAAAATATATATGGATGAAAACAACAGAAGATTTGTAATGAATTTTAAAACCGTCTTTTTGTCTTTAGCTGAACAATTAGTTAAAGAAAACAAAAATGACAAAGCAGAAGTTGTATTAGATAAGTGTTTCTCCTTATTTACAAATGATATTTCTCCTTTTAATTATTATGATTTATTATTTTCAGGATTTTATTTTGACATAAATAAAGATGATAAAGCTCTTGAAATAATAAAAACTGCGGCTGATAATTTTCAAGATGAATTGGAATATTATATGTCGCTTGAAGATGAACATTTATCGGGAATACAAGATGATGTAGGGAGACTGGGAATGGTATATCAGGAAGCTGTAAGAATATTATATGATAAGAATAAAGATGAAATTGCAAATAATTATGCATTAAAAGCTTTTAATCTTATTGAAGATAAATATGCTTTCGGTATAGCTTTATCTCAACTAACAACAGAGGAAGCATACTTAATTTGGCGCTCAGCCCTTCCTGACTATCAAATGGGATTGCTTCAATTTCATATGTTTCTTGCCGGACGTTTGAATAAATAA
- a CDS encoding polysaccharide biosynthesis protein yields the protein MFRILTLKKHTPRWIILIIDLMISIMSIVFAFLLRFNFDLKNQYFDTIHNVILFVFIIRLFLFLITRSYAGIIRYTGTKDAIRIILVITYSNLFYIISNFILFYFITGKYIIPFSIILIDYFVSIFLMTSFRLTVKTIFAEANNLFKDVKHIIIFGINENAIATKRVLTRDTEIKYKVEAFIDPSGSGMKKQLDGIKFYKEDELRNIIKRANISELIIADKSISALKKQKIIDVCLEYDVNVLTLPDVKDWINGELSYRQIRKINIEDLLERPPIHLNVKQIRKDILNKTILVTGAAGSIGREIVLQLTKFHPKNIIIFDQAESPLYNLELELKEKLNFHKFEIVIGDVTNIVRVNKVFQTYKPDIVYHAAAYKHVPMMENNPSEAVRTNIVGTKTVADKAVEYKVKKFVMVSTDKAVNPTNVMGASKRIAEIYIQTLQHKTGTSFITTRFGNVLGSNGSVIPRFRQQIEEGGPVTVTHPEITRYFMTIPEACQLVLQAGAIGKGGEIFIFNMGKSVKIVDLAKKMIKLSGLKLGTDINLKFTGLRPGEKLYEELLADKEKTKPTMHEKIMIAETRKYDTEKILPKIDTMFMIIKNHDNFEIVGLMKNILPEFISMNSVYESLDE from the coding sequence ACAATTCATAATGTTATTTTATTTGTTTTCATAATACGGCTTTTCTTATTTTTAATCACGCGTTCTTATGCCGGAATTATCAGATATACAGGCACAAAAGATGCTATCAGGATTATATTGGTGATAACTTATTCAAATCTGTTTTATATTATTTCAAATTTTATTTTATTTTATTTTATAACAGGAAAATATATCATTCCCTTTTCAATTATTTTAATAGATTATTTTGTAAGTATCTTCTTAATGACAAGTTTCAGATTAACAGTTAAAACAATTTTTGCCGAAGCTAATAACCTGTTTAAAGATGTAAAACATATTATTATATTCGGAATAAATGAAAATGCAATAGCTACAAAAAGAGTGCTAACCAGAGATACAGAAATTAAATATAAAGTAGAAGCTTTTATTGATCCTTCCGGTTCCGGAATGAAAAAACAATTAGACGGTATTAAATTTTATAAAGAAGATGAATTGCGAAATATTATTAAACGTGCCAATATTTCAGAATTGATTATTGCTGATAAAAGCATCTCTGCTTTAAAAAAACAAAAAATTATTGATGTTTGTTTGGAGTATGATGTAAATGTACTCACATTACCGGATGTGAAAGATTGGATTAACGGCGAATTAAGTTACAGACAGATCCGTAAAATCAATATTGAAGATTTGTTGGAAAGACCACCAATACACTTAAATGTAAAACAGATCAGAAAAGACATCCTCAATAAAACCATTTTAGTAACCGGAGCTGCAGGTTCCATCGGCAGAGAGATTGTATTACAACTGACTAAATTTCACCCTAAAAATATCATCATTTTTGATCAAGCAGAATCACCTCTTTATAACCTCGAATTAGAATTAAAAGAGAAGTTAAATTTTCATAAATTTGAGATTGTTATAGGTGATGTTACAAATATTGTGAGGGTTAACAAAGTTTTTCAAACTTACAAACCCGATATTGTATATCATGCTGCTGCATACAAACATGTACCAATGATGGAAAATAATCCTTCTGAGGCTGTAAGAACCAACATTGTCGGCACAAAAACCGTTGCAGATAAAGCTGTAGAATATAAAGTTAAGAAATTTGTTATGGTTTCGACAGATAAAGCTGTGAATCCGACAAATGTTATGGGAGCTTCAAAAAGAATTGCCGAAATATATATTCAAACCTTGCAACATAAAACCGGAACGTCATTTATTACAACTCGCTTTGGAAATGTTCTGGGATCAAACGGATCAGTAATTCCCAGATTCAGACAACAAATTGAAGAAGGTGGACCTGTTACTGTAACTCATCCCGAAATTACCAGATATTTTATGACAATACCGGAAGCTTGTCAATTGGTACTGCAAGCCGGGGCAATAGGTAAAGGCGGAGAAATCTTTATTTTTAATATGGGAAAATCTGTTAAAATTGTTGATCTGGCAAAAAAAATGATAAAGCTTTCAGGATTAAAACTGGGTACAGACATTAATCTCAAATTTACCGGATTGCGTCCGGGTGAAAAACTCTACGAAGAATTGTTGGCAGATAAAGAAAAAACAAAGCCTACAATGCATGAAAAAATCATGATTGCTGAAACAAGAAAATATGATACCGAAAAAATACTGCCTAAAATTGATACGATGTTTATGATTATTAAAAATCATGACAATTTTGAAATCGTAGGCTTAATGAAAAACATACTGCCTGAATTCATCAGTATGAATTCTGTATATGAAAGTCTTGATGAATAG
- the tsaB gene encoding tRNA (adenosine(37)-N6)-threonylcarbamoyltransferase complex dimerization subunit type 1 TsaB, protein MALILNIETSTTVCSVNLAENGKKVIGKETNEQNAHSKVLTVFIEELFKEINFQIQDIDAVAVSKGPGSYTGLRIGVSAAKGIAYGAGKPLISVSTLQNMAWGAKKKLNPEQNVLLAPMIDARRMEVYTQLFDNEINPVNEISAEIIDKHSFLKELKNNKIYFFGDGAAKCKDAITHNNAVFFDDLHPSADYMIPFSEKAFKDNKFEDVAYFEPFYLKDFVATIPTKNIFG, encoded by the coding sequence ATGGCATTAATATTAAATATAGAAACTTCTACTACTGTTTGTTCAGTTAATTTGGCTGAAAACGGTAAAAAAGTTATTGGAAAAGAAACTAATGAACAAAATGCCCACTCGAAAGTTTTAACTGTTTTTATTGAAGAATTGTTTAAAGAAATAAACTTTCAAATTCAAGATATTGATGCTGTTGCCGTTAGTAAAGGTCCCGGATCTTATACAGGATTGAGAATTGGCGTATCCGCAGCAAAAGGAATTGCTTATGGTGCCGGTAAGCCGCTTATTTCTGTAAGTACTTTACAAAATATGGCATGGGGAGCAAAAAAAAAATTGAATCCGGAACAAAACGTTTTATTAGCACCAATGATTGATGCAAGAAGAATGGAAGTTTATACACAATTGTTTGATAATGAGATTAATCCCGTAAATGAAATTAGTGCTGAAATAATTGATAAACATTCTTTTTTAAAAGAATTAAAAAATAATAAAATTTACTTTTTTGGTGACGGAGCAGCAAAATGTAAAGATGCAATAACTCATAATAATGCTGTTTTTTTTGATGATTTGCATCCGTCGGCAGATTATATGATTCCGTTTTCTGAAAAAGCATTTAAGGATAATAAATTTGAAGATGTTGCCTATTTTGAACCGTTTTATTTAAAAGATTTTGTGGCAACAATTCCGACGAAGAATATTTTTGGATAA